GACGATCGCGACCAGCAGGCCTTCTCCATCCTGTTCGACTATTTCGCCCCGCGTCTGAAGACCTGGCTGATGGGCCGGAAGATGACATCAGGCGAGGCCGAGGAGCTGGTTCAGGAAATCATGATCGTGCTCTGGCACAAAGCCTATCTCTACGACGCCACGCGGTCTTCACTCTCGACCTGGCTCTTTCGCATTGCCCGCAACCGCCGCATCGACCTGCAGCGCCGCGCCAACACCCGCATCTTCGACGAAACGGACCCGGCTCTGCAGCCGCCGGCCGACATCGGCGCCGAGGAAATCATCGTCAACGAAGATCGCGACGCCAAGATCCGTGTCGCCGTCGGCCAACTGCCGGAGGAACAGCGCGACATGCTGCGTGCCGCCTTTTTTCTCGGCCAATCGCACGCCGAGATCGCTGAAACGACCGGGCTGCCGCTCGGCACGGTGAAATCGCGTATCCGGCTTGCCTTCGGCAAACTCCGCCAGGTGCTGGAGCAGGAACTCGGCTGAACCGCGCCGGCCCTTCAAATCGTTTTCATCGTATCCGCAGGTGGGTCGGCGAGGACGCGGTCCGCCGCGTCATAATGGCCTGACCGGATATGTCCACGCACCATGGCGAAG
This DNA window, taken from Rhizobium etli CFN 42, encodes the following:
- a CDS encoding sigma-70 family RNA polymerase sigma factor — translated: MDAEERRRFAALAKAVADDRDQQAFSILFDYFAPRLKTWLMGRKMTSGEAEELVQEIMIVLWHKAYLYDATRSSLSTWLFRIARNRRIDLQRRANTRIFDETDPALQPPADIGAEEIIVNEDRDAKIRVAVGQLPEEQRDMLRAAFFLGQSHAEIAETTGLPLGTVKSRIRLAFGKLRQVLEQELG